GCAAAGACCAGAAGAAGAATATCAATATCACGGATATACCGCAGCCCAAATGCTTTTCCTGGCAAGCAACGAAGTTGCGTCTAACCACCAGCAAATGCGGAGCACGTCTAGCCACTCTCGCGCTTTTTGCGAGCTACCCCGCCCGTTTAATAAGCCATCCGCCCAACAGCATGCAGATCAAAATCGGCACCAGTGCAGACCAGACCGGGGCTACTTGATAGAGCGAACTCAGTGGGGCCAGGATATCCTGACTGATTTTAAACACCATACCCACGACCACACCCGTGATAATCCGCTGGCCGGTAGAAACGCTGCGCAGTGAGCCGAAGATAAAAGAAACAGCGACCAGAACTAAGCCGATAATGGCAAGAGGCTGAAACGCTTTGCGCCAGAAACTTTGCATGAAGCGATCATTATCCAACTCCTGTTCTTCCAGATACTGGCTGTAGTTGTACAGCTCACTGGTCGACATCTCTTTTGGCTTAACCATCAGCACTTTCAAGCGCTGGGGATTAAGTTCTATCTCCCAGGCCTGAGTGTCATATACCGTCGTCTGCGTACGGTCTTCAATAAAGCGGGTTTCCGTCACATCTTCTAAAACCCAGGCCCCATTCTGATAACGGCCACTCTTCGCATAGCTGCTATACGAGAGACTACTATCCGGTGCCAGTCCAAAGCGCGTAATTCCCCGGGTTTCACCGTCTGGCGTCACAACATTGATATGAATATATTCACCGCTCTCACGGTGCCACACACCCGCACGAGCCGATACGGTGCCCCGGTTCAGATGATGTGCCCGGATACTCTCCGAAAGGGCCCCCGCGTATGGCGCGATATATTCACCGACAACCAAAGCCAGTAACGACAGTACGATAACCGGTTTTAGTACCATCCGCACCAGTTGCCAGACAGAGATACCTGCCGCCCGCATAACCGTCAACTCACTGCCACTGGCCAGTCCACCCAGGCCGATCAGACAACCGACCAGACAACCCAAAGGCAAAAACTCATAGAAAGCGGCAGGCATGTTCAGCCCGGCATAGCCCAGCATAATTAACGTGGTATAGCGCTCGTTCAGTTCAGGCAACTCTTCAATTACCCGAAACGTGAAGTCCAGACCGACGACGATCACCATCACCACCAGAATACTCAGGAGTACCTGTTTGCCGATATAACGATCCAGCTTACGCCGCATGTTCAACCCTCCGGCGACCCAACAGTCGTGCCCAGCGCCCCTGAAAGAACAACATACTCATCGCAACACCGAAGAACAGCAGATGCACCAACCAGAGTAACGCCACATGGCCACCATCTTTTTCAAGATAATTACGTACATTGGTCAACAATAATAAATAGGTCATATACAACAAAATCGAGGGTATCAGCTTGGCATATCGTCCTTGCCGGGGGTTCGTTTTACTCAAAGGTACCGCCAGCAGTGCAACAATCAACGTCAGCATTGGCAGAGATAAACGCCAGTGCAACTGGGCTCGCTCGGCATTATCTCCGTCAAACAACGCTTCGGTCGGGATAGAATAAAGCTCGTTAACCGGTTTTACCTGTTCCTGCTTGGGCAACCGAATACCATATTCCTGGAACTGAATCTGTCGATAATCCGCCTCGCCGGGGTTACCCTCATAGCGATAACCATTATCTAGCACCAGATAACGCACCCCCGTCTCTGGGTTGGTATAACTACGGCCCTTTTCAGCCACCACCATAACCGCCTGCTCCTTATCACCTTTCTTGATCTTCTCAGTGATAAAAACGCCTTTCATCGTGCCGCTGTTAGTATCTAATTGTTCAATATAAGTCACCCGATCACCCCGGGGCATCGCCTGAAAGCGCCCCTCAGTAATCAGATCAAATTCACCGACGTTACGCTGTTTCTGCAACATAATTTCGGTCTGGTTTGCACCATAAGGCGATAAAAACAGGCTCATCGAGCCTACCAGCAAAGCGGTCAGTACCGCCGGACCCAGCGTGTACATCGTCAGACGGCGCTGACTCATGCCCGTCGCTTGCAACACCACCATCTCGCTCTCAAGATAAAAACGGCCATAGGCGAGCAGAATACCCAGAAACAGCCCCAGTGGGAGAATCAGCTCAAGAAAGCCCGGCAAGCGAAACAGCAGATAATAGAATACCGCTGCCATCGGTATTTCACCGGCGGCAGCGATACTCAGATAACTAATAAAACGACCACTCATAATGATCAACAACAGTACCGTGGTGACGGCTACCATGCTGATCAGAACTTCTTTGGCCAGATAGCGAAAGATAATCAAACTACCGTATCCTGTGTAATTGCCGGTAAAGAATTGTCTCTGATACCGAAAACGGGGTTTTGTTTCTGCGGCATTAGGATAAAATCCGGGAATGCATTATAAAACCTGTCCAGCACACTTAGGCTGAACCGGTGCGTCATTATCTTATAAACCAGGCACGATGTCTTGTGTGGAGAAAGCATGGAATTTGAAATAGTTACCGGTTCGGTTGAATCTCTGGAAACTGACTGTTTAATCGTCGGTATCGCCCCTGATGGCGAACTCGCTCCTTCAGCAGCGCTGATCAATACTGCCTCTGCCGGTTATCTGAACGATATTATCGGTGATCACCAGGGCAAAGCCGGTCAGGCATTGTTACTTCACAAGGTTCCAGGCATCGGTGCTGCCCGTGTTCTGTTGATCGGTATCGGCAAAGCCGATGAGCGTAATGATCGCAACCAACTGAAAATCATCAAGAGCATCATGTCCAATCTGAAGCTGATCCAATGCCAATCAGCAGTGATCGCATTAGACGGGTTGGAAAGTGCCGATCAGGATCTCTATCGTCAACTGCGCCATAACACCGAATGGGCTAGCGCAGAGCTATATCAGTATGACGCCACCAAGAGCAAAAAGGCCGATCCCCTGAATCTGGAAAGCATCGCTTTTCTGCTTAGCCAGGATGATGCAGAGCTGGGTGAATTCTCTATCAGCGATGGCTCGGCTATCGCCAACGGTGTTGATACCGCTCGTGAACTGGGCAACCTGCCGGGAAATATTTGCACCCCTTCCTATCTAGCAGAGCAGGCACTGGCGCTGGCTGAAGAGTGCGATGAGCTGACTACCACTATTCTCGATGAAGCTGAGATGGAACAACTGGGCATGCACTCCCTGCTATCCGTAGGTAAAGGCAGCTCGGAGCCCTCTAAACTGATCGTCATGGAATACAAAGGTGGCGAGTCAGATCAACAACCTCATGTCTTAGTCGGCAAAGGCATCACCTTTGATACCGGTGGCATCAGCCTTAAGCCTGGCGCTAAGATGGATGAGATGAAATATGACATGTGCGGTGCTGCCAGTGTAATGGGAGCCATGGAAGCACTGACCCAGTTAGGCCTGGAGCAGAATGTCGTCGCTATCATCGCGTCTGCCGAAAACATGCCTGCAGGCAACGCCTCAAAGCCTGGTGATATTGTCACCACGATGTCCGGCCAGACCGTAGAGATCCTTAACACCGATGCCGAAGGTCGTTTGGTACTCTGTGATGCGCTGACCTATGCAGAACGCTTTGACCCAGCCACCGTTGTCGATGTTGCCACCCTTACCGGTGCCTGTATTGTTGCGCTGGGACATCAGGCAACCGGCCTGCTCTCAAATGACGACCTGCTGGCCGATGACCTGCTGGCCGCCGGTGAGTTTTCCGCCGATAAAGCCTGGCGTCTGCCGCTTTGGGATGAGTATCAGGAACAGTTGGACAGCAACTTTGCCGATATGGCCAACATTGGCGGCCCGGCAGCGGGTACCGTCACGGCTGCCTGCTTCCTGTCCCGCTATACCAAGAAGTATCGCTGGGCACATCTGGATATCGCTGGCGTTGCCTGGAACAGTGCGGGTAAAGCAAAAGGCGCGACCGGACGTTGCGTTCCACTGCTGTGTCAGCACCTTATCGCTCAGGTTGATGATCTGGCTGACGACGAGTAAATCCTAAAAACACAGGGCCCTGAGTCTGGTATATGAGTGTGTCAGCGCAAGACATTTTTCAAAAAGAGTTACTTGCAGTGAGTAAGTGAGTTCTTTGAGAAAAGATATAGCGCCGCACTGGCGCACTCAGACCCCGACCGGAATTTAAAAGTATGAGCCAAGCTGATTTCTATGTTCTTCCTGATGCCGAGCCGGAAAGCCGTACCACTTTCCTCTGCCGACTGGCGGATAAAGTATTAGGCCACGGTCTGAACGTCTACATTCATGTCACCGGCGAAACTGAAGCGGAACGTCTGGATCAGCTACTCTGGGATTACCGGGCGGATGCGTTTATTCCCCATGGACTGCTCAACAGCAAACCCGATGCCCCGGTGCAGATCGGCTGGGGTGATCAACTACCCCAACACCGTGATGTTTACATCAACCTGGCACTGGAGGCTTCAGCGGAAACCCTGAAGTTCGACCGAATCCTCGAGATTGTCATTCAACAACCCGACATCCTCGCGGCAACCCGCAAAAATTTCGCCCTCTATAAAAGCAACGGCAGAACACCGAAGATGCATGATATGAGGCCGAAGGCCTCATAAGTCGCCAGACGTCACTGCGTGTCTTGTTGGACGCGGCTTCGCCGCTAGCTAGTAGTTAGATAAAGATAAGAACGCTCAGGATTCAGTAGATTTAATAAGTGCAGCCAGCATTTTCTGGATTTCATCCAGCTCCATTCGCCAGGCATTCCCTCTTTCGTTATGGATATAGCCAATTCTCTGACCGATATAAACCTGAGTTTTCAGTTCAGCTAAAGAACCTTTGGCATAGTAGAGAAACTTCCGTTTCTCTTTTCTCGAGCCTCGCTCAAACCCTTCTGCAATATTGCTGGGTATCGACAAACCACTTCGGGTGATCTGATCTCTGAACCCAAAATCACGACAGCGGGAAAGCACCGTATATACCTCACAACTTATCCGACAAGCACGTTTCCATACATCCAAATCTTCATAACTCATAACAAAATCCTTTTTGTTTGCCAGTTAACTGCCACAGTGTAGTTCAACCTGACCGATGACGATAAGGCATATCTCATCACTACGTAAGCAGAAGTCGCTAGAACGGAAACTTCGTTTCCTGCTAGTGATTAGACGCGACTATGTCGCTTGCTAGAAAAAACAAAGAGCAAAAGAAAATATAGATACTACAGAACCAAAATGCTTTTCTAACAGGAGACGAAGGCTCCGTTCTAACCACTAGCAAGTTTCGGAGCGACATTTAACAACTGCTCATTAGATAGAACGTCGCTTCACGAGTCGCCAGACACGGTTTCTCCGCTGGCTAGTAGCTAGAAAAAACATTTCAGTTCAGCAGCATAAATGCTCTTCTCTTTTTCTAGTAAGTGCAAAGCACGTCTAACCACTAGCAAGTGCGCAGCACGTCTAGCTACTTAAGTACCCGCCGGGTATAATATCTGACTATTTTTTTTGCCCTAATTTAAGCATTGAGAGCACGGTCGATTAATGGATACCACTTACCTGCCGCACGAGATCGAGAAATCCTGGTACAAAACCTGGGAAGATAATGGTTACTTCGCCCCTTCCGGTGAAGGTGAAGCCTATAGCATCATGATCCCACCGCCGAATGTCACCGGCAGTCTGCATATGGGTCATGCTTTTCAGCACACCATTATGGATGCCCTGACCCGCTATCAGCGGATGAAGGGAAAGAACACCCTGTGGCAAGTGGGTACCGATCACGCCGGTATCGCCACGCAGATGGTGGTTGAGCGTAAACTGGCGGCTGAAGAGCAGAAAACCCGTCATGATCTGGGTCGTGAAGCCTTTATCGAAAAGATCTGGGAATGGAAAGGTGAATCCGGCGGTATGATCACCAATCAGATGCGCCGTCTGGGCGACTCTGTTGACTGGCCAACCGAGCGTTTCACCATGGATTCCGGATTCTACACCGGCGTTCAGGAAGCCTTTATCCGTCTGTATGACGAAGGCCTGATCTACCGTGGTAAGCGCCTGGTTAACTGGGACCCTAAACTGCACACTGCGATCTCCGATCTGGAAGTGGAAAACCGCGAAGTCAAAGGCAAGATGTGGTATCTGCGCTATGCCCTGGCCGATGGTGTAAAAACCGCTGCCGGTGATGACTTCCTGGTCGTGGGTACAACCCGTCCGGAAACCCTGCTGGGCGATACCGGTGTTGCGGTTAACGCCGACGATGAACGTTACAAAGATCTGATCGGCAAAGAGATCATCCTGCCACTGGTTGGCCGTCGTATTCCCATTGTTGCCGATGAACATGCTGACATGGAAAAAGGCACCGGTTGTGTGAAGATCACGCCGGCCCACGACTTCAACGATAATGAAGTAGGCAAGCGCTGCAAGCTACCGATGATCAACGTTCTGACCCTTAACGGTGATATCCGTGACGCGGCAGAAACCTTCAATACCGATGGCAGCGAAAACCACGATCTGGACAAAACCCTGCCGGAGAAATACCGCGGCATGGAGCGGTTTGCCGCCCGTAAAGCGATTGTTGCCGATATGGATGAAGCCGGTCTGCTGGTTAAGATCGAAGAAAACGATATGACCATTCCCTACGGCGACCGTGGTGGTGTAGTTATCGAGCCGATGCTCACCGATCAGTGGTTTGCCGACGCCAAGACTCTGTCTGGTCCTGCCGTAGAAGCGGTAGAGAATGGCGATATCAAGTTCGTGCCTAAGCAATACGAAAACATGTTCTTCGCCTGGATGCGTGACATTCAGGACTGGTGTATCTCCCGTCAGCTATGGTGGGGACACCGGATTCCGGCATTCTACGACAACGAAGGCAATGTCTACGTTGCTAAAGATGCAGCCACTGCCCGTGAAAAATACGGTCTGGATCTGGAAACCGAACTGCGTCAGGACGATGATGTTCTGGATACCTGGTTCAGCTCCGGTCTGTGGACCTTTGGCACCCTGGGCTGGCCTGAAGACACGCAACGTCTGCAGACATTCCACCCCACCGATGTACTGGTGACCGGTTTCGATATTATCTTCTTCTGGGTTGCCCGGATGATGATGATGACCCTGCACTTCATGAAAAATGAAGATGGCACACCGCAGGTACCATTCAAGACCGTGTATGTGACCGGCCTGATTCGCGATGAAAACGGCGACAAGATGTCGAAGTCGAAAGGCAACGTACTCGACCCGCTGGATATGATCGACGGTATCGGCCTGCCAGAGCTACTGGAAAAACGTACCGGTAACATGATGCAGCCACAACTGGCTGAAAAGATCGGCAAGCGTACCGAAAAGCAGTTCCCGGAAGGCATCGCCGCCCATGGTACCGACGCCCTGCGTTTCACACTGGCAGCACTGGCCTCAACGGGCCGTGATATCAACTGGGATGTGAAACGTCTGGAAGGTTACCGTAACTTCTGTAACAAGATCTGGAACGCTGCCCGTTACGTGCAGATGAACACCGAAGGCGAAGATTGTGGCCAAAACGGTGGCGACCTTGAGCTGTCTCTGGCAGATCGCTGGATTGCGAGTGAACTCCAGAAAGTTGAAACTGAAGTCACAAAGCATCTGGATGAGTACCGTTTCGACCTGGCTTCCCAGTGCCTCTACGACTTCATCTGGAACGAATACTGTGGCTGGTACCTGGAGCTGTCTAAACCGGTTCTGTGGGACGACAACGCCTCAGCAGAAGCGAAGCGCGGCACCCGCCGCACGCTGGTTCGCGCACTGGAAGTCATCCTGCGTCTGACCCATCCGATCATGCCGTACATCACCGAAGAGATCTGGCAGTCCATCAAGCAGGAAGCTGGCGTTGAAGGCGACACCATCATGCTGCAAGCCTACCCGGTTGCAGATGAAAGCAAGCTCGATGGCGCAGCCGAAGCCGATATCAACTGGCTTAAAGGCGTTATCACCGGTATTCGTAATATCCGGGGTGAGATGGGTATCTCTCCCGCGAAAGAGCTGGATATCCTGATTCAGAACGGTAGCGCCGACGATAAGGCCCGCCTGGAAGCCAACCAGGCATTCCTGGCGAAGCTGGCATCTCTGGCTTCGGTTACCTGGCTGGAAGCCGGCGAAGAAGCACCGATGTCAGCGGTACAGCTGGTTGGCGAGATGCAGGTACTGGTCCCAATGGCTGGTCTGATCGATAAGAGTGCCGAGCTGGCCCGTCTGAAGAAAGAGATGGACAAGCTAGAGAAAGAATCTGGTCGTCTGTCAGGCAAGCTCAACAACGCGAAGTTCGTGGCCAATGCACCGGAGGCGGTTGTGGCTAAGGAACGCGAGAAGCTGGCAGAGCTTCAGGCTTCGTTGAGTCAACTGACCGAACAGTACGGGAAGATCGAGGCGCTTTAGCACAACAGAGGCTAGAACGTCGCTTCACTCCTCGCTAGACGCGGCTCCGCCGCTTGTTAGTAGCTAGAAAAAACAAAAGCCCGGCAGTGATGCCGGGCTTTTTTGTATTTATTAAATGTTACCCAGCCCCTAATTATCCGAATTTAGCTTTTCTCTGCGAACTCTGTGCCCTCTGTGGTGAGCATTTGGTTAAATATATGGTTTTACCACAGTACCCAAGGGGCATGCTAAGAACACAGAGTGCACCGAGGGAATAACAGGACGGACTGGTTTTATACGGAAAATGAGACAGTCTTATTTAGACTGTGGATAAACGGCCCAATTATTCCAGCCGCTTATTCTGACTCGTCTGTCTTTGGGGGTACAAAGATGAAGAGTGTCAGTGTTAGTAAGCAAACGCCACCCACAATATAACCCATACGCAGCAGGCTGATGCCTTCCATATCGTGTGCCAGAAAAAACAGGAACACAGCCAGACAGAGTGCTACAACGGCCGAAAATATTTTCATACATAATCTCATGTGTAATTGATGCTCGACGAAGCAGTTAAACTACCATCAGTTGCGACTTTCCGCCAATCGAGGCTCGTAGAAAACGCGAGAGTAGTTCGAACGTCACTGCGTGACTTGCTCGTAGTTCGTTGCTCGAAAAAGAAAAAAGCCTGGCAGTGATGCTGGGCTTTTTGGGTTGTGGGTAACTACCATAGGTATCAAGACTGTAGGAGCTGTGTTCTCGCAGCAATAAAAAAGCTCGCTTAGAACGTTGCAAAAAAAGAGCCCAGATTTGATTCAGGCGCTTAGTCAGATGCAACTAACTTAAGACCCTAATTTTTCTGCAGCACTACAATACAGTTTTTGATATTCGGCAGCCCGTGGCTGGGCTAAACCTTCCTGTTTCAGGTCTTCACAGGTTTGATGAAAGAATTCATCCGCCCTATCCATACATCTTGAATACTTTGCTTCATTACAATATTTAACGCTGTAGCAAACCGACTCCGGCTTTACCTGCCAGTGTTGATACTCATAGCTCACCAGAGAATCATTGTATTTCAGCATAATACTCACAGCGCCTGGCTTCTTACTTACATCACCGGATGACTGCAGTGCCTGTGTCAGAGCCTGTTTAAAACCACTGTAATTTTCAAAATAGTCCGTCGCATAAGCCGATGGATATACCAGCAGGATCGCCAGTAAAACAGCACCAAGCGTTGAGTGTTTAAGCATTGAAGACAGAACAGCTGAACGCTGTGCAAAAGAGAAACCAACTGGTTTCAAAAATCGATTATCAGAGTACATTCCATTGTATCCATCTGTATAAGACGTCCAGCGCCTTAGTTCAGGGGTCTCCATGACCAACGACTGAT
The genomic region above belongs to Amphritea japonica ATCC BAA-1530 and contains:
- a CDS encoding four helix bundle protein; this encodes MSYEDLDVWKRACRISCEVYTVLSRCRDFGFRDQITRSGLSIPSNIAEGFERGSRKEKRKFLYYAKGSLAELKTQVYIGQRIGYIHNERGNAWRMELDEIQKMLAALIKSTES
- a CDS encoding leucyl aminopeptidase — encoded protein: MEFEIVTGSVESLETDCLIVGIAPDGELAPSAALINTASAGYLNDIIGDHQGKAGQALLLHKVPGIGAARVLLIGIGKADERNDRNQLKIIKSIMSNLKLIQCQSAVIALDGLESADQDLYRQLRHNTEWASAELYQYDATKSKKADPLNLESIAFLLSQDDAELGEFSISDGSAIANGVDTARELGNLPGNICTPSYLAEQALALAEECDELTTTILDEAEMEQLGMHSLLSVGKGSSEPSKLIVMEYKGGESDQQPHVLVGKGITFDTGGISLKPGAKMDEMKYDMCGAASVMGAMEALTQLGLEQNVVAIIASAENMPAGNASKPGDIVTTMSGQTVEILNTDAEGRLVLCDALTYAERFDPATVVDVATLTGACIVALGHQATGLLSNDDLLADDLLAAGEFSADKAWRLPLWDEYQEQLDSNFADMANIGGPAAGTVTAACFLSRYTKKYRWAHLDIAGVAWNSAGKAKGATGRCVPLLCQHLIAQVDDLADDE
- the lptF gene encoding LPS export ABC transporter permease LptF; the protein is MIIFRYLAKEVLISMVAVTTVLLLIIMSGRFISYLSIAAAGEIPMAAVFYYLLFRLPGFLELILPLGLFLGILLAYGRFYLESEMVVLQATGMSQRRLTMYTLGPAVLTALLVGSMSLFLSPYGANQTEIMLQKQRNVGEFDLITEGRFQAMPRGDRVTYIEQLDTNSGTMKGVFITEKIKKGDKEQAVMVVAEKGRSYTNPETGVRYLVLDNGYRYEGNPGEADYRQIQFQEYGIRLPKQEQVKPVNELYSIPTEALFDGDNAERAQLHWRLSLPMLTLIVALLAVPLSKTNPRQGRYAKLIPSILLYMTYLLLLTNVRNYLEKDGGHVALLWLVHLLFFGVAMSMLFFQGRWARLLGRRRVEHAA
- a CDS encoding valine--tRNA ligase codes for the protein MDTTYLPHEIEKSWYKTWEDNGYFAPSGEGEAYSIMIPPPNVTGSLHMGHAFQHTIMDALTRYQRMKGKNTLWQVGTDHAGIATQMVVERKLAAEEQKTRHDLGREAFIEKIWEWKGESGGMITNQMRRLGDSVDWPTERFTMDSGFYTGVQEAFIRLYDEGLIYRGKRLVNWDPKLHTAISDLEVENREVKGKMWYLRYALADGVKTAAGDDFLVVGTTRPETLLGDTGVAVNADDERYKDLIGKEIILPLVGRRIPIVADEHADMEKGTGCVKITPAHDFNDNEVGKRCKLPMINVLTLNGDIRDAAETFNTDGSENHDLDKTLPEKYRGMERFAARKAIVADMDEAGLLVKIEENDMTIPYGDRGGVVIEPMLTDQWFADAKTLSGPAVEAVENGDIKFVPKQYENMFFAWMRDIQDWCISRQLWWGHRIPAFYDNEGNVYVAKDAATAREKYGLDLETELRQDDDVLDTWFSSGLWTFGTLGWPEDTQRLQTFHPTDVLVTGFDIIFFWVARMMMMTLHFMKNEDGTPQVPFKTVYVTGLIRDENGDKMSKSKGNVLDPLDMIDGIGLPELLEKRTGNMMQPQLAEKIGKRTEKQFPEGIAAHGTDALRFTLAALASTGRDINWDVKRLEGYRNFCNKIWNAARYVQMNTEGEDCGQNGGDLELSLADRWIASELQKVETEVTKHLDEYRFDLASQCLYDFIWNEYCGWYLELSKPVLWDDNASAEAKRGTRRTLVRALEVILRLTHPIMPYITEEIWQSIKQEAGVEGDTIMLQAYPVADESKLDGAAEADINWLKGVITGIRNIRGEMGISPAKELDILIQNGSADDKARLEANQAFLAKLASLASVTWLEAGEEAPMSAVQLVGEMQVLVPMAGLIDKSAELARLKKEMDKLEKESGRLSGKLNNAKFVANAPEAVVAKEREKLAELQASLSQLTEQYGKIEAL
- a CDS encoding DNA polymerase III subunit chi; translated protein: MSQADFYVLPDAEPESRTTFLCRLADKVLGHGLNVYIHVTGETEAERLDQLLWDYRADAFIPHGLLNSKPDAPVQIGWGDQLPQHRDVYINLALEASAETLKFDRILEIVIQQPDILAATRKNFALYKSNGRTPKMHDMRPKAS
- the lptG gene encoding LPS export ABC transporter permease LptG, whose protein sequence is MRRKLDRYIGKQVLLSILVVMVIVVGLDFTFRVIEELPELNERYTTLIMLGYAGLNMPAAFYEFLPLGCLVGCLIGLGGLASGSELTVMRAAGISVWQLVRMVLKPVIVLSLLALVVGEYIAPYAGALSESIRAHHLNRGTVSARAGVWHRESGEYIHINVVTPDGETRGITRFGLAPDSSLSYSSYAKSGRYQNGAWVLEDVTETRFIEDRTQTTVYDTQAWEIELNPQRLKVLMVKPKEMSTSELYNYSQYLEEQELDNDRFMQSFWRKAFQPLAIIGLVLVAVSFIFGSLRSVSTGQRIITGVVVGMVFKISQDILAPLSSLYQVAPVWSALVPILICMLLGGWLIKRAG